From Channa argus isolate prfri chromosome 18, Channa argus male v1.0, whole genome shotgun sequence, the proteins below share one genomic window:
- the LOC137103156 gene encoding MAM domain-containing protein 2-like isoform X3, which produces MQTTRAGPYIKMSGLKGRFVAVDAAPSEDHRVEIGTDAVVEREILGILLSPPIEQGDWSCLRLVYQITDSGSLEVLQRTEGKSFDRSLWRSQTPSDSWVISTMDLQNNTEPFRVIFEGRTGRSAGGSVAIFEIHITPGYCLECDFEESHLCGYSNQWNANVNWYIGGGGIQLLDNEMPNDHTYNNRTGHFMYVDSIYAKTFKEVAKLMSPMTTVPMSGCLSFQYQRSKGGGNMFSVFARDSLGQYQDLWRAGSENQSSWSQTLEEWIPVQVDLKAPYPVQVVFEVAFNSPRGGRVKLDDISFSPDFCSADTEPTFDPSIANCDFESGFCLYTQDQAAELAWRRVSVKPNIFRKGDHTTGAGSFLLAHSEMSSSYVSRLIGPTLPGNFKYCLRFYFFPSGFNQTAQALAVYLQSKQNGSSSQEKIWTQGEKSRGIWMATDVTFQTLQPVKVVFVSTCRSFWDCGSVALDDISVSLGDCDLTTVAGMLSSSLPGHCDFETGLCGYTQDKHSDDADWEWKRGRTPTSYTGPRADHTSGAGYYLHMEASSLLRGQIIRLLSRPLRGSRGPLCLRFYYHMYGSGTGQLSVHLDKDGENVLLWQRSGEQSITWLRARVEYQCDNQHQIVFKATRGSSIRSDIAIDDITLEGGPCPDMEVRATVGTSNEIE; this is translated from the exons ATGCAGACCACACGAGCTGGACCCTACATAAAGATG TCTGGTTTAAAAG GTCGTTTTGTCGCAGTGGATGCAGCCCCTTCTGAGGACCACCGTGTGGAGATAGGCACAGATGCTGTGGTGGAGAGAGAGATTTTAGGGATCCTGCTGAGTCCCCCTATAGAGCAAGGTGACTGGAGCTGCCTGCGGCTTGTCTACCAGATCACTGATTCAGGAAGCCTAGAGGTCCTGCAGCGTACAGAGGGAAAGAGCTTTGACAGGTCATTGTGGAGAAGCCAGACACCATCTGACAGTTGGGTCATCTCAACCATGGACCTGCAGAACAATACTGAGCCTTTCAGG GTTATCTTCGAAGGTAGAACCGGACGGAGCGCTGGGGGCAGCGTGGCTATCTTTGAGATCCACATCACTCCTGGATATTGTCTGG AGTGTGATTTTGAGGAGTCTCATCTGTGCGGGTACAGCAACCAGTGGAATGCCAACGTAAACTGGTATATCGGAGGCGGCGGGATCCAGCTGCTTGACAACGAAATGCCAAATGACCACACATACAACAACAGGACAG GTCACTTCATGTACGTGGACTCTATTTATGCCAAGACCTTCAAAGAAGTGGCTAAACTGATGTCTCCCATGACAACAGTGCCAATGTCAGGCTGCCTGAGTTTTCAGTATCAGCGAAGCAAAGGGGGAGGGAACATGTTCTCTGTTTTTGCCCGGGACAGTCTGGGCCAGTACCAGGACCTGTGGAGGGCAGGTTCAGAAAACCAGAGCAGCTGGAGCCAGACGCTTGAAGAATGGATACCTGTGCAGGTGGACCTGAAGGCACCATACCCTGTACAG GTGGTCTTTGAAGTGGCATTTAACAGTCCAAGAGGTGGGCGGGTTAAACTTGATGACATTTCCTTTTCTCCAGACTTTTGCAGCGCAGACACTG AGCCGACCTTTGATCCCTCCATTGCCAACTGTGACTTTGAATCAGGTTTCTGCCTCTACACGCAGGACCAGGCAGCAGAGTTGGCATGGAGGAGAGTTTCTGTGAAGCCCAACATATTCAGGAAGGGAGATCACACTACAGGTGCAG gATCTTTCCTGTTGGCACACTCTGAGATGAGCTCCAGTTATGTTAGTCGCCTGATTGGTCCAACTCTGCCTGGGAATTTTAAGTACTGCCtgagattttacttttttcccagCG GTTTCAACCAGACGGCCCAGGCTCTGGCTGTATATTTGCAGTCAAAGCAGAACGGCAGCAGTAGCCAGGAGAAGATCTGGACTCAGGGGGAGAAGTCTAGAGGAATCTGGATGGCAACGGATGTCACCTTCCAAACATTGCAGCCTGTCAAG GTGGTTTTCGTCAGCACTTGCAGGAGCTTCTGGGACTGTGGCTCTGTGGCTTTGGACGACATTAGCGTGAGCCTCGGAGACTGTGACCTGACAACAG ttgcAGGCATGTTGTCATCATCTCTCCCAGGACACTGTGACTTTGAAACAGGCCTGTGTGGTTACACCCAGGACAAGCACAGTGATGATGCTGACTGGGAGTGGAAGAGAGGACGCACCCCCACCTCATACACTGGGCCCAGAGCAGACCACACCAGTGGAGCTG GTTACTACCTGCACATGGAGGCATCATCTCTGTTGCGTGGTCAGATCATACGACTGCTGTCTCGCCCTCTGAGGGGCTCCAGGGGACCTCTATGTCTGCGCTTCTACTACCACATGTATGGCTCGGGAACAGGGCAGCTCAGCGTTCACCTTGACAAGGATGGAGAGAATGTGTTGCTGTGGCAACGGAGCGGCGAGCAGAGCATCACCTGGCTGAGAGCTAGAGTGGAGTATCAGTGTGACAACCAGCATCAG ATTGTGTTTAAAGCCACCAGGGGTTCATCAATAAGGAGCGACATCGCCATTGATGACATTACTTTGGAGGGTGGACCATGCCCAG ATATGGAAGTCAGAGCCACTGTGGGAACGTCCAATGAGATCGAgtag
- the LOC137103156 gene encoding MAM domain-containing protein 2-like isoform X1, translating into MRNTCNSWAGTKASSKQTTSCFQAPATLRPTPVDTHQMQTTRAGPYIKMSGLKGRFVAVDAAPSEDHRVEIGTDAVVEREILGILLSPPIEQGDWSCLRLVYQITDSGSLEVLQRTEGKSFDRSLWRSQTPSDSWVISTMDLQNNTEPFRVIFEGRTGRSAGGSVAIFEIHITPGYCLECDFEESHLCGYSNQWNANVNWYIGGGGIQLLDNEMPNDHTYNNRTGHFMYVDSIYAKTFKEVAKLMSPMTTVPMSGCLSFQYQRSKGGGNMFSVFARDSLGQYQDLWRAGSENQSSWSQTLEEWIPVQVDLKAPYPVQVVFEVAFNSPRGGRVKLDDISFSPDFCSADTEPTFDPSIANCDFESGFCLYTQDQAAELAWRRVSVKPNIFRKGDHTTGAGSFLLAHSEMSSSYVSRLIGPTLPGNFKYCLRFYFFPSGFNQTAQALAVYLQSKQNGSSSQEKIWTQGEKSRGIWMATDVTFQTLQPVKVVFVSTCRSFWDCGSVALDDISVSLGDCDLTTVAGMLSSSLPGHCDFETGLCGYTQDKHSDDADWEWKRGRTPTSYTGPRADHTSGAGYYLHMEASSLLRGQIIRLLSRPLRGSRGPLCLRFYYHMYGSGTGQLSVHLDKDGENVLLWQRSGEQSITWLRARVEYQCDNQHQIVFKATRGSSIRSDIAIDDITLEGGPCPDMEVRATVGTSNEIE; encoded by the exons ATGAGGAACACCTGCAACAGCTGGGCAGGAACAAAA GCATCGTCCAAGCAAACCACCAGTTGTTTCCAGGCTCCTGCAACTTTGAGACCAACACCTGTGGATACACATCAGATGCAGACCACACGAGCTGGACCCTACATAAAGATG TCTGGTTTAAAAG GTCGTTTTGTCGCAGTGGATGCAGCCCCTTCTGAGGACCACCGTGTGGAGATAGGCACAGATGCTGTGGTGGAGAGAGAGATTTTAGGGATCCTGCTGAGTCCCCCTATAGAGCAAGGTGACTGGAGCTGCCTGCGGCTTGTCTACCAGATCACTGATTCAGGAAGCCTAGAGGTCCTGCAGCGTACAGAGGGAAAGAGCTTTGACAGGTCATTGTGGAGAAGCCAGACACCATCTGACAGTTGGGTCATCTCAACCATGGACCTGCAGAACAATACTGAGCCTTTCAGG GTTATCTTCGAAGGTAGAACCGGACGGAGCGCTGGGGGCAGCGTGGCTATCTTTGAGATCCACATCACTCCTGGATATTGTCTGG AGTGTGATTTTGAGGAGTCTCATCTGTGCGGGTACAGCAACCAGTGGAATGCCAACGTAAACTGGTATATCGGAGGCGGCGGGATCCAGCTGCTTGACAACGAAATGCCAAATGACCACACATACAACAACAGGACAG GTCACTTCATGTACGTGGACTCTATTTATGCCAAGACCTTCAAAGAAGTGGCTAAACTGATGTCTCCCATGACAACAGTGCCAATGTCAGGCTGCCTGAGTTTTCAGTATCAGCGAAGCAAAGGGGGAGGGAACATGTTCTCTGTTTTTGCCCGGGACAGTCTGGGCCAGTACCAGGACCTGTGGAGGGCAGGTTCAGAAAACCAGAGCAGCTGGAGCCAGACGCTTGAAGAATGGATACCTGTGCAGGTGGACCTGAAGGCACCATACCCTGTACAG GTGGTCTTTGAAGTGGCATTTAACAGTCCAAGAGGTGGGCGGGTTAAACTTGATGACATTTCCTTTTCTCCAGACTTTTGCAGCGCAGACACTG AGCCGACCTTTGATCCCTCCATTGCCAACTGTGACTTTGAATCAGGTTTCTGCCTCTACACGCAGGACCAGGCAGCAGAGTTGGCATGGAGGAGAGTTTCTGTGAAGCCCAACATATTCAGGAAGGGAGATCACACTACAGGTGCAG gATCTTTCCTGTTGGCACACTCTGAGATGAGCTCCAGTTATGTTAGTCGCCTGATTGGTCCAACTCTGCCTGGGAATTTTAAGTACTGCCtgagattttacttttttcccagCG GTTTCAACCAGACGGCCCAGGCTCTGGCTGTATATTTGCAGTCAAAGCAGAACGGCAGCAGTAGCCAGGAGAAGATCTGGACTCAGGGGGAGAAGTCTAGAGGAATCTGGATGGCAACGGATGTCACCTTCCAAACATTGCAGCCTGTCAAG GTGGTTTTCGTCAGCACTTGCAGGAGCTTCTGGGACTGTGGCTCTGTGGCTTTGGACGACATTAGCGTGAGCCTCGGAGACTGTGACCTGACAACAG ttgcAGGCATGTTGTCATCATCTCTCCCAGGACACTGTGACTTTGAAACAGGCCTGTGTGGTTACACCCAGGACAAGCACAGTGATGATGCTGACTGGGAGTGGAAGAGAGGACGCACCCCCACCTCATACACTGGGCCCAGAGCAGACCACACCAGTGGAGCTG GTTACTACCTGCACATGGAGGCATCATCTCTGTTGCGTGGTCAGATCATACGACTGCTGTCTCGCCCTCTGAGGGGCTCCAGGGGACCTCTATGTCTGCGCTTCTACTACCACATGTATGGCTCGGGAACAGGGCAGCTCAGCGTTCACCTTGACAAGGATGGAGAGAATGTGTTGCTGTGGCAACGGAGCGGCGAGCAGAGCATCACCTGGCTGAGAGCTAGAGTGGAGTATCAGTGTGACAACCAGCATCAG ATTGTGTTTAAAGCCACCAGGGGTTCATCAATAAGGAGCGACATCGCCATTGATGACATTACTTTGGAGGGTGGACCATGCCCAG ATATGGAAGTCAGAGCCACTGTGGGAACGTCCAATGAGATCGAgtag
- the LOC137103156 gene encoding MAM domain-containing protein 2-like isoform X2 — MLPFYLLTFAGIVQANHQLFPGSCNFETNTCGYTSDADHTSWTLHKDGRFVAVDAAPSEDHRVEIGTDAVVEREILGILLSPPIEQGDWSCLRLVYQITDSGSLEVLQRTEGKSFDRSLWRSQTPSDSWVISTMDLQNNTEPFRVIFEGRTGRSAGGSVAIFEIHITPGYCLECDFEESHLCGYSNQWNANVNWYIGGGGIQLLDNEMPNDHTYNNRTGHFMYVDSIYAKTFKEVAKLMSPMTTVPMSGCLSFQYQRSKGGGNMFSVFARDSLGQYQDLWRAGSENQSSWSQTLEEWIPVQVDLKAPYPVQVVFEVAFNSPRGGRVKLDDISFSPDFCSADTEPTFDPSIANCDFESGFCLYTQDQAAELAWRRVSVKPNIFRKGDHTTGAGSFLLAHSEMSSSYVSRLIGPTLPGNFKYCLRFYFFPSGFNQTAQALAVYLQSKQNGSSSQEKIWTQGEKSRGIWMATDVTFQTLQPVKVVFVSTCRSFWDCGSVALDDISVSLGDCDLTTVAGMLSSSLPGHCDFETGLCGYTQDKHSDDADWEWKRGRTPTSYTGPRADHTSGAGYYLHMEASSLLRGQIIRLLSRPLRGSRGPLCLRFYYHMYGSGTGQLSVHLDKDGENVLLWQRSGEQSITWLRARVEYQCDNQHQIVFKATRGSSIRSDIAIDDITLEGGPCPDMEVRATVGTSNEIE, encoded by the exons atgcTTCCATTCTACCTCTTGACTTTTGCTG GCATCGTCCAAGCAAACCACCAGTTGTTTCCAGGCTCCTGCAACTTTGAGACCAACACCTGTGGATACACATCAGATGCAGACCACACGAGCTGGACCCTACATAAAGATG GTCGTTTTGTCGCAGTGGATGCAGCCCCTTCTGAGGACCACCGTGTGGAGATAGGCACAGATGCTGTGGTGGAGAGAGAGATTTTAGGGATCCTGCTGAGTCCCCCTATAGAGCAAGGTGACTGGAGCTGCCTGCGGCTTGTCTACCAGATCACTGATTCAGGAAGCCTAGAGGTCCTGCAGCGTACAGAGGGAAAGAGCTTTGACAGGTCATTGTGGAGAAGCCAGACACCATCTGACAGTTGGGTCATCTCAACCATGGACCTGCAGAACAATACTGAGCCTTTCAGG GTTATCTTCGAAGGTAGAACCGGACGGAGCGCTGGGGGCAGCGTGGCTATCTTTGAGATCCACATCACTCCTGGATATTGTCTGG AGTGTGATTTTGAGGAGTCTCATCTGTGCGGGTACAGCAACCAGTGGAATGCCAACGTAAACTGGTATATCGGAGGCGGCGGGATCCAGCTGCTTGACAACGAAATGCCAAATGACCACACATACAACAACAGGACAG GTCACTTCATGTACGTGGACTCTATTTATGCCAAGACCTTCAAAGAAGTGGCTAAACTGATGTCTCCCATGACAACAGTGCCAATGTCAGGCTGCCTGAGTTTTCAGTATCAGCGAAGCAAAGGGGGAGGGAACATGTTCTCTGTTTTTGCCCGGGACAGTCTGGGCCAGTACCAGGACCTGTGGAGGGCAGGTTCAGAAAACCAGAGCAGCTGGAGCCAGACGCTTGAAGAATGGATACCTGTGCAGGTGGACCTGAAGGCACCATACCCTGTACAG GTGGTCTTTGAAGTGGCATTTAACAGTCCAAGAGGTGGGCGGGTTAAACTTGATGACATTTCCTTTTCTCCAGACTTTTGCAGCGCAGACACTG AGCCGACCTTTGATCCCTCCATTGCCAACTGTGACTTTGAATCAGGTTTCTGCCTCTACACGCAGGACCAGGCAGCAGAGTTGGCATGGAGGAGAGTTTCTGTGAAGCCCAACATATTCAGGAAGGGAGATCACACTACAGGTGCAG gATCTTTCCTGTTGGCACACTCTGAGATGAGCTCCAGTTATGTTAGTCGCCTGATTGGTCCAACTCTGCCTGGGAATTTTAAGTACTGCCtgagattttacttttttcccagCG GTTTCAACCAGACGGCCCAGGCTCTGGCTGTATATTTGCAGTCAAAGCAGAACGGCAGCAGTAGCCAGGAGAAGATCTGGACTCAGGGGGAGAAGTCTAGAGGAATCTGGATGGCAACGGATGTCACCTTCCAAACATTGCAGCCTGTCAAG GTGGTTTTCGTCAGCACTTGCAGGAGCTTCTGGGACTGTGGCTCTGTGGCTTTGGACGACATTAGCGTGAGCCTCGGAGACTGTGACCTGACAACAG ttgcAGGCATGTTGTCATCATCTCTCCCAGGACACTGTGACTTTGAAACAGGCCTGTGTGGTTACACCCAGGACAAGCACAGTGATGATGCTGACTGGGAGTGGAAGAGAGGACGCACCCCCACCTCATACACTGGGCCCAGAGCAGACCACACCAGTGGAGCTG GTTACTACCTGCACATGGAGGCATCATCTCTGTTGCGTGGTCAGATCATACGACTGCTGTCTCGCCCTCTGAGGGGCTCCAGGGGACCTCTATGTCTGCGCTTCTACTACCACATGTATGGCTCGGGAACAGGGCAGCTCAGCGTTCACCTTGACAAGGATGGAGAGAATGTGTTGCTGTGGCAACGGAGCGGCGAGCAGAGCATCACCTGGCTGAGAGCTAGAGTGGAGTATCAGTGTGACAACCAGCATCAG ATTGTGTTTAAAGCCACCAGGGGTTCATCAATAAGGAGCGACATCGCCATTGATGACATTACTTTGGAGGGTGGACCATGCCCAG ATATGGAAGTCAGAGCCACTGTGGGAACGTCCAATGAGATCGAgtag